A genomic segment from Blastococcus sp. PRF04-17 encodes:
- the csrA gene encoding carbon storage regulator CsrA — translation MLTLTRSVGETIRIGDDIEVHVVEVRGGTVRLGFKAPREVAIHREEVYRQIAEANLLAAQVTADSLGALAAFAPPPSPGSAEVDGEAAPISAGGSGGSAPADGTTG, via the coding sequence GTGCTCACACTCACCCGCAGCGTCGGCGAGACGATCCGCATCGGCGACGACATCGAGGTCCACGTCGTCGAGGTGCGCGGCGGCACCGTCCGACTCGGGTTCAAGGCGCCCCGCGAGGTGGCGATCCACCGCGAGGAGGTCTACCGGCAGATCGCCGAGGCGAACCTGCTGGCAGCCCAGGTGACGGCCGACAGCCTCGGGGCGCTGGCGGCGTTCGCCCCTCCGCCGTCACCGGGGTCGGCCGAGGTCGACGGGGAAGCGGCCCCCATCTCCGCAGGCGGCTCCGGCGGCTCCGCACCCGCGGATGGGACCACCGGCTGA
- the fliW gene encoding flagellar assembly protein FliW, translating into MTASLLRTPAPRAASAHAPARMPAAVQAIALSEPLPGFPGHREYVLVPAEEGGTLFWLQSLAPDGPRFLAVRAGAFFPDYAPVLPIAVCDELDLADVAEAQLFCLVTVLDGDVATATANLRAPLVVHPDTHRARQVVLVDGTHPIRQPLIR; encoded by the coding sequence ATGACCGCGTCCCTGCTCCGCACGCCCGCGCCGCGGGCGGCCTCCGCGCACGCCCCCGCGCGGATGCCGGCCGCCGTGCAGGCGATCGCCCTGTCCGAGCCGCTCCCCGGCTTCCCCGGGCACCGGGAGTACGTCCTCGTCCCCGCGGAGGAGGGCGGGACGCTCTTCTGGCTGCAGTCCCTGGCGCCGGACGGTCCCCGCTTCCTCGCCGTGCGCGCCGGCGCCTTCTTCCCCGACTACGCGCCGGTCCTGCCGATCGCGGTCTGCGACGAGCTCGATCTCGCCGACGTCGCCGAGGCGCAGCTGTTCTGCCTGGTGACCGTGCTCGACGGCGACGTCGCCACCGCGACTGCCAACCTGCGGGCGCCGCTGGTCGTGCATCCGGACACCCACCGGGCCCGTCAGGTCGTCCTCGTGGACGGCACGCACCCCATCCGGCAGCCGCTCATCCGATGA
- the flgL gene encoding flagellar hook-associated protein FlgL gives MRITQRAVALTSLQGLNRNLDAVGRLQHQLTSGRLINAPSDSPTGTNRAMQARAEIASVAQEARNISDGQNWLEQTDSTLQNMINMTRKIRDLTVQGLSSGSGSEASRSALATEVASLREGLLTLANTNVQGRPLFGGVTPNSKAYDSTGAYVGLAGPPVTRRVSETEVLRVDTTGPEAFGTPGDDLFAVVARIATDVTTSPAALETHLADLDAIMNTMYKAVADVGARANRLDGLARINFDRSLALNSRLAETENIDLPNTIMQLEMQRVGYEAALAATAKAISPTLLDYLR, from the coding sequence GTGCGCATCACCCAGCGCGCCGTCGCGCTCACCAGCCTCCAGGGACTCAACCGCAACCTCGACGCCGTCGGCAGGCTGCAGCACCAGCTCACCTCCGGTCGCCTCATCAATGCGCCGTCGGACTCGCCGACCGGCACGAACAGGGCGATGCAGGCCCGGGCGGAGATCGCCAGCGTCGCCCAGGAGGCGCGCAACATCAGCGACGGTCAGAACTGGCTGGAGCAGACCGACTCCACGCTGCAGAACATGATCAACATGACGCGGAAGATCCGCGACCTCACCGTCCAGGGCCTCAGCAGCGGGAGCGGTTCCGAGGCCAGCCGCTCGGCGCTGGCCACCGAGGTCGCGTCCCTGCGCGAGGGCCTGCTCACTCTCGCCAACACCAATGTCCAGGGCCGTCCGCTCTTCGGTGGGGTGACCCCGAACAGCAAGGCATACGACAGCACGGGCGCGTACGTCGGGCTGGCCGGCCCGCCGGTCACCCGGCGCGTGTCGGAGACCGAGGTCCTCCGCGTCGACACGACGGGGCCCGAGGCGTTCGGCACTCCCGGCGACGATCTGTTCGCCGTGGTCGCCCGCATCGCCACCGACGTGACGACGTCCCCGGCGGCGCTGGAGACCCACCTCGCCGACCTCGACGCGATCATGAACACGATGTACAAGGCGGTCGCCGACGTCGGCGCGCGGGCCAACCGGCTCGACGGCCTGGCGCGGATCAACTTCGACCGGTCCCTGGCCCTGAACTCGCGGCTGGCGGAGACGGAGAACATCGACCTGCCGAACACGATCATGCAGCTGGAGATGCAGAGGGTCGGGTACGAGGCCGCACTGGCCGCGACGGCGAAGGCGATCTCGCCGACCCTCCTGGACTACCTGCGCTGA
- the flgK gene encoding flagellar hook-associated protein FlgK, protein MSTFSALNAATTALWAQRRALDVTGQNIANVNTEGYSRQRVDLKAIGGSAVPAFFSTSPGIGAGVNADAVSRIRDAFLEGRGHVEHANSARLVAETEAYDLVEQSFREPGDTGIQSLLSDMWKGWQDVANNPKEPAARGQVLQQLETLVGGIHFSQASLGAQWGQTRENLEVLVKDVNAAATTIAQLNKAIRGATQSGLPANDLADQRDLLVMKLADQIGATTRPGEDGMVDVIVGGMSLVSGTAASQFAVQGPNDPNLITPTDKPRIVTASGGFTVAAGGTAGGQLSALNVILPGYRGQLDRLAQDLAAALNTAHTTNAYDSLGNPGTPLLGSSGGPITAESLRVLITDPALVAASGVPPTAGVPAVDNTVADRIAQLRLEPLGVDASYRKMIVELGVQAAVSKRNLGIQNVITTQVDAARESVSGVNLDEEMTNMLSFQHAYAAAGRMVTAIDQTLDVLINRTGIVGR, encoded by the coding sequence GTGAGTACGTTCTCGGCGCTGAACGCGGCCACGACCGCGCTGTGGGCGCAGCGGCGCGCGCTCGACGTGACGGGGCAGAACATCGCCAACGTCAACACCGAGGGCTACTCGCGGCAGCGGGTCGACCTGAAGGCCATCGGCGGCAGCGCCGTCCCGGCCTTCTTCTCGACCAGCCCCGGGATCGGCGCCGGCGTCAATGCGGACGCCGTGTCGCGCATCCGCGACGCCTTCCTCGAAGGGCGCGGTCACGTCGAGCACGCCAACAGCGCTCGACTGGTCGCGGAGACCGAGGCCTACGACCTGGTCGAGCAGTCGTTCCGCGAGCCGGGGGACACCGGCATCCAGAGCCTGCTCTCGGACATGTGGAAGGGCTGGCAGGACGTCGCCAACAACCCCAAGGAGCCCGCCGCGCGCGGCCAGGTGCTGCAGCAGCTGGAAACCCTGGTCGGCGGCATCCACTTCAGCCAGGCGTCGCTGGGCGCGCAGTGGGGTCAGACGCGGGAGAACCTCGAGGTCCTGGTCAAGGACGTGAACGCGGCCGCCACGACCATCGCGCAGCTCAACAAGGCCATCCGCGGTGCCACCCAGAGCGGGCTGCCCGCCAACGACCTGGCCGACCAGCGGGACCTGCTGGTCATGAAGCTCGCCGACCAGATCGGCGCCACCACCCGCCCCGGCGAGGACGGCATGGTGGACGTGATCGTCGGCGGCATGTCGCTGGTCTCCGGTACGGCCGCGAGCCAGTTCGCCGTCCAGGGCCCCAACGACCCGAACCTGATCACGCCGACGGACAAGCCGCGCATCGTCACGGCCTCCGGCGGGTTCACCGTGGCGGCCGGCGGCACCGCCGGCGGTCAGCTCTCCGCGCTCAACGTGATCCTGCCGGGCTACCGGGGGCAGCTCGACCGGCTCGCCCAGGACCTCGCCGCCGCCCTGAACACCGCCCACACGACGAACGCCTACGACTCGCTGGGCAACCCGGGCACGCCCCTCCTGGGGTCGTCGGGCGGACCGATCACTGCTGAGTCGCTCCGGGTCCTGATCACCGATCCCGCACTGGTGGCCGCCTCGGGCGTGCCGCCGACGGCCGGCGTGCCCGCGGTCGACAACACGGTCGCCGACCGGATCGCCCAGCTCCGGCTGGAGCCGCTGGGTGTCGACGCCTCCTACCGGAAGATGATCGTCGAGCTGGGCGTCCAGGCGGCGGTGTCGAAGCGGAACCTCGGCATCCAGAACGTGATCACCACGCAGGTGGACGCGGCGCGGGAGTCGGTGTCCGGGGTCAACCTCGACGAGGAGATGACGAACATGCTGTCCTTCCAGCACGCCTATGCCGCCGCGGGCCGCATGGTGACCGCGATCGACCAGACCCTGGACGTGCTCATCAACCGCACCGGCATCGTGGGCCGGTGA
- a CDS encoding flagellar protein FlgN, translated as MDYQHLSTLLWREQELLDLLLFKAEEKQYLILTGKTRWLARIAHEIEVVLEQLRTLEVERAAATEAIAVQLGIGADPSLRQVSDAAPAPWNDLFAKHHEALLVLVTDLRSLSDTNRELIEGGLAAIGDALVQTKAPSAGTYGSTGRTDDGSHRAVTLDGAL; from the coding sequence GTGGACTACCAGCACCTGTCGACATTGCTGTGGCGGGAGCAGGAGCTCCTGGACCTGCTGCTGTTCAAGGCGGAGGAGAAGCAGTACCTCATCCTCACCGGGAAGACGCGGTGGCTGGCGCGGATCGCGCACGAGATCGAGGTGGTCCTCGAGCAGCTGCGCACGCTGGAGGTCGAGCGGGCCGCCGCCACCGAGGCGATCGCCGTCCAGCTCGGCATCGGCGCCGACCCGTCGCTGCGCCAGGTGTCCGACGCCGCCCCCGCCCCGTGGAACGACCTCTTCGCCAAGCACCACGAGGCGCTGCTGGTCCTGGTGACCGACCTGCGCAGCCTCTCCGACACCAACCGCGAGCTCATCGAGGGCGGCCTGGCCGCCATCGGGGACGCCCTGGTGCAGACCAAGGCCCCCTCGGCCGGCACCTACGGCTCGACCGGTCGCACCGACGACGGCTCCCACCGGGCCGTGACGCTGGACGGCGCACTGTGA
- a CDS encoding sigma-70 family RNA polymerase sigma factor, translating into MSPARAPATSRPLRQRPTHERSQPQRPATGRTPHLARTRSQEEIDALVTEHLPLASFAVNAVAARISLPGHVSRDDLLSCAHVALVEVAKRFDPSAGASFATYALARLQGAVLDELRSGDWASRSVRAAARRSDAAADALTISLGRPPSREELATSLGVPRSELDNLQVDVHRAVMVSIDAEAGQDGSTLDLPDTGESPERAVLRGERARYLNDAIRALPDRLDEVIERNFFGDESLTDIAQDLGVTLSRVSQMRARALTLLHAAMSEVWDGKAVPADGGVRARNQQRSYVERVARRAPTPTALPRQRSGWPVAGAAAQTA; encoded by the coding sequence GTGAGCCCAGCCCGTGCACCGGCGACCTCGCGGCCCCTGCGTCAGCGGCCGACGCATGAGCGGTCGCAACCACAGCGCCCAGCCACCGGTCGGACCCCGCACCTCGCGCGCACCCGCTCGCAGGAGGAGATCGACGCACTGGTCACCGAGCACCTGCCGCTGGCGTCGTTCGCGGTCAACGCCGTCGCCGCGCGCATCTCGCTGCCGGGGCACGTCAGCCGCGACGACCTCCTCTCCTGCGCTCACGTGGCGCTGGTCGAGGTGGCCAAGCGCTTCGACCCGTCGGCCGGCGCCTCGTTCGCGACGTACGCCCTGGCCCGGCTGCAGGGAGCCGTGCTCGACGAGCTGCGCTCCGGCGACTGGGCCAGCCGCTCGGTACGAGCCGCGGCCCGTCGCAGCGATGCCGCCGCCGACGCCCTGACGATCTCCCTGGGCCGACCGCCGTCCCGTGAGGAGCTCGCCACCAGCCTCGGCGTCCCGCGCAGCGAGCTGGACAACCTGCAGGTCGACGTCCACCGTGCCGTGATGGTGAGCATCGACGCCGAGGCCGGTCAGGACGGCTCGACGCTCGACCTGCCCGACACGGGTGAGTCCCCCGAGCGCGCCGTGCTGCGGGGCGAACGGGCTCGCTACCTCAACGACGCGATCCGGGCACTGCCGGACCGCCTCGACGAGGTCATCGAGCGCAATTTCTTCGGTGACGAATCACTGACCGACATCGCCCAAGACCTCGGTGTGACCCTTTCGCGGGTCTCGCAGATGCGAGCGCGTGCCCTGACCCTTCTGCACGCCGCGATGAGCGAGGTGTGGGACGGCAAGGCGGTTCCGGCCGACGGCGGTGTCCGCGCGCGCAACCAGCAGCGGTCCTACGTCGAGCGGGTCGCCAGGCGGGCGCCGACGCCCACGGCCCTCCCCCGGCAGCGCTCGGGCTGGCCGGTGGCCGGCGCCGCGGCGCAGACCGCCTGA
- a CDS encoding flagellin codes for MSAIATVSWERANLGALQNRFEHTIAELEVAVENPTASESRVRDADMAQERVMSTRNEILAPAGTAMLAQATSPSRNVLALLGNTNARGG; via the coding sequence GTGAGCGCGATCGCGACGGTCTCCTGGGAGCGTGCGAACCTCGGCGCACTCCAGAACCGGTTCGAGCACACGATCGCCGAGCTGGAGGTGGCTGTCGAGAACCCGACCGCCTCGGAGAGCCGGGTCCGCGACGCCGACATGGCGCAGGAGAGGGTGATGTCCACCCGCAACGAGATCCTGGCCCCGGCCGGCACGGCGATGCTCGCGCAGGCCACATCGCCGTCCCGGAACGTCCTCGCGCTGCTGGGCAACACGAACGCCAGGGGCGGGTGA
- a CDS encoding flagellin N-terminal helical domain-containing protein: MGLRVNNNIAAMNAYRNLSVTDGQMSKSLEKLSSGFRINRAADDAAGLAISEGLRSQIGGLKVAVRNTQDGISVVQTAEGALTETHSILQRMRDLSVQAGNTGGLNTDAQANIQSEIGQLKAELNRIAGATTFNGKKLLDGSFQALFQVGANAGETITVNIGSPGSGMDAAGLGVSGVNVTGVGAFTNGAAAAGRVTTTNAGAAAAGSLLFTELAAGDDYLDATGAVAVASFMKLDGTINFGGKSFDLSSVDYSTATTGAQARTLLNNAAQAALGLTTGPFAAGTATTITFSVTEAVAGFTGANGYALGTSAQQIASATPTFTAASGATAAITALDAAIKKVSTQRADLGAIQNRFDHTINNLNVAVENLTASESRIRDADMAQEMVQFTRNQILSQAGTAMLAQANQASQGVLSLLRG, from the coding sequence ATGGGTCTGCGCGTCAACAACAACATCGCGGCGATGAACGCGTACCGCAATCTGTCCGTCACCGACGGCCAGATGAGCAAGTCGCTCGAGAAGCTCTCCTCCGGGTTCCGCATCAACCGGGCCGCCGACGACGCGGCCGGGCTGGCGATCTCGGAGGGTCTGCGGTCGCAGATCGGTGGCCTGAAGGTCGCCGTCCGCAACACCCAGGACGGCATCTCGGTCGTGCAGACCGCTGAGGGTGCGCTCACCGAGACGCACAGCATCCTGCAGCGCATGCGCGACCTGTCGGTCCAGGCCGGCAACACCGGCGGCCTGAACACCGACGCCCAGGCGAACATCCAGTCGGAGATCGGCCAGCTCAAGGCCGAGCTGAACCGGATCGCCGGTGCCACCACGTTCAACGGCAAGAAGCTCCTCGACGGCAGCTTCCAGGCCCTCTTCCAGGTCGGCGCCAACGCCGGGGAGACCATCACGGTCAACATCGGCTCGCCCGGTTCGGGCATGGACGCCGCCGGCCTGGGTGTCTCCGGGGTCAACGTGACCGGTGTGGGTGCGTTCACCAACGGCGCCGCCGCGGCCGGCCGGGTCACCACGACCAACGCCGGTGCGGCCGCGGCCGGCTCGCTGCTGTTCACCGAGCTCGCCGCCGGCGACGACTACCTCGACGCCACCGGCGCCGTGGCCGTCGCCTCGTTCATGAAGCTCGACGGCACCATCAACTTCGGTGGCAAGAGCTTCGACCTCAGCTCGGTGGACTACAGCACCGCCACCACCGGTGCACAGGCCCGCACCCTGCTGAACAACGCCGCCCAGGCCGCCCTCGGCCTGACCACCGGCCCGTTCGCCGCCGGTACGGCCACCACCATCACCTTCAGCGTCACCGAGGCCGTCGCCGGCTTCACCGGCGCCAACGGTTACGCGCTGGGCACCTCCGCCCAGCAGATCGCCTCGGCCACCCCGACCTTCACCGCCGCCAGCGGTGCCACCGCGGCGATCACCGCCCTCGACGCCGCGATCAAGAAGGTGTCGACCCAGCGGGCCGACCTGGGTGCCATCCAGAACCGGTTCGACCACACCATCAACAACCTCAACGTCGCGGTGGAGAACCTGACCGCCTCGGAGAGCCGCATCCGCGACGCCGACATGGCCCAGGAGATGGTCCAGTTCACCCGGAACCAGATCCTGTCCCAGGCCGGCACCGCCATGCTCGCGCAGGCCAACCAGGCCTCGCAGGGCGTCCTGTCCCTGCTGCGCGGCTGA
- the fliD gene encoding flagellar filament capping protein FliD → MSVDGLISGMDTTSLINQLLKAEAGTQTSLKTRLSATQLAASAYRTVNTTIAAVRAAAEALTTTAVTAGRKATTDSSAVTASATTSAAAGTALTFTPSALAATHTVLSNSQWTTTTGSVRDQEPAWPIQIRKADGTTVVGTIDVPPSASLADAVTAINATDFGVKATIVSLSPTEHRLQLVSTASGEAGRFIVKSATESEEAAGSGFTALRTGADATLDFGNGVQARSASNTFADLMPGVSVTISKVDGSAVTVSVAADSEAVATKMQTLVDAVNSALTTIRTYTSSAPGSTAALKGEYAVTSIAGQILDAASKAVGADGSPAKLGLELTKDGKVTFDRAKFGTALKDDPALVQRMVVGTVASNGPDGVVGGTDDVAAVPGLVARLLDVAKAASDSTTGSLVNLANGQDSLAKDYTARIADWDLRLAKRKETLTRQFTAMETALSSLKNQSTWLAGQINAMPSRS, encoded by the coding sequence ATGAGCGTCGACGGCCTCATCAGCGGGATGGACACCACGTCCCTGATCAACCAGCTGCTCAAGGCGGAGGCCGGGACGCAGACCTCGCTGAAGACCCGGCTGAGCGCCACGCAGCTCGCCGCCTCGGCCTATCGGACCGTGAACACCACCATCGCCGCCGTGCGCGCCGCCGCGGAGGCGCTGACCACGACCGCGGTGACCGCCGGCCGCAAGGCGACCACCGACAGCAGCGCCGTCACCGCCAGCGCGACCACGTCCGCCGCGGCCGGGACCGCTCTCACGTTCACGCCCTCCGCGCTCGCCGCGACCCACACCGTCCTGAGCAACAGCCAGTGGACGACCACGACCGGCAGCGTCCGCGACCAGGAGCCGGCCTGGCCGATCCAGATCCGCAAGGCCGACGGCACCACCGTCGTCGGCACCATCGACGTCCCGCCGAGCGCCAGCCTGGCCGACGCCGTCACCGCCATCAACGCCACCGACTTCGGCGTGAAGGCCACGATCGTCAGCCTGAGCCCCACCGAGCACCGCCTCCAGCTGGTGAGCACGGCGTCCGGCGAGGCGGGCCGGTTCATCGTCAAGAGCGCCACCGAGTCCGAGGAGGCCGCCGGGTCAGGGTTCACCGCCCTGAGAACCGGCGCCGACGCCACGCTCGACTTCGGGAACGGCGTGCAGGCCAGGTCCGCCAGCAACACCTTCGCCGACCTGATGCCCGGCGTGTCGGTGACGATCTCGAAGGTCGACGGTTCCGCCGTCACCGTCTCCGTCGCCGCCGATTCCGAGGCGGTCGCCACCAAGATGCAGACGCTGGTCGACGCCGTGAACTCGGCACTGACCACGATCAGGACCTACACCAGCAGCGCACCGGGCAGCACCGCCGCCCTCAAGGGCGAGTACGCGGTGACGTCGATCGCCGGCCAGATCCTCGACGCCGCGTCCAAGGCGGTGGGCGCCGACGGGTCCCCGGCCAAGCTCGGCCTCGAGCTGACCAAGGACGGCAAGGTCACCTTCGACAGGGCCAAGTTCGGCACCGCGCTCAAGGACGACCCGGCGTTGGTGCAGCGCATGGTCGTCGGCACCGTGGCGAGCAACGGGCCGGACGGCGTGGTCGGCGGCACGGACGACGTCGCCGCGGTCCCGGGCCTGGTCGCCCGGCTCCTCGACGTGGCCAAGGCCGCCTCCGACAGCACCACCGGGTCGCTGGTGAATCTGGCCAACGGACAGGATTCGCTGGCCAAGGACTACACCGCCCGCATCGCCGACTGGGACCTGCGCCTGGCCAAGCGCAAGGAGACGCTGACCCGGCAGTTCACGGCCATGGAGACGGCCCTGAGCTCGCTGAAGAACCAGTCGACCTGGCTGGCCGGGCAGATCAACGCAATGCCCTCGCGGTCCTGA
- the fliS gene encoding flagellar export chaperone FliS, whose amino-acid sequence MSAASLRARYLGDAVATSSPQQVLVMLYDRLALDLERAQKAVAAGEREAASEQLQHAQAIVLELLSSLQVDAWEGGPRLAALYNWLIGELVQANVKLDTNRISSCRQVVEPLRDAWRQAAASLAGSTP is encoded by the coding sequence ATGAGTGCCGCATCCCTCCGCGCCCGCTACCTCGGCGACGCCGTCGCGACGAGCTCGCCGCAGCAGGTGCTGGTGATGCTGTACGACCGCCTCGCCCTGGACCTGGAGCGCGCGCAGAAGGCCGTGGCCGCCGGGGAGCGCGAGGCCGCGAGCGAGCAGCTGCAGCACGCGCAGGCCATCGTCCTCGAGTTGCTGTCGAGCCTGCAGGTCGACGCATGGGAGGGCGGACCGCGGCTGGCCGCGCTCTACAACTGGCTCATCGGCGAGCTCGTGCAGGCCAACGTCAAGCTGGACACCAACCGCATCTCCTCCTGCCGCCAGGTGGTCGAGCCGCTCCGCGACGCGTGGCGGCAGGCCGCGGCCTCACTGGCCGGCAGTACGCCGTGA
- a CDS encoding flagellar basal body rod protein FlgB codes for MIGDITPAALHASLSGLAQRQRVTADNIANVNTPGFLAGRVDFETSLRGALSGGDTPEINGGTTLRSLEPTNTNGNNVNLDAETLIATETGLRYQLALNALDGKYNSLRTALRTS; via the coding sequence GTGATCGGCGACATCACGCCTGCGGCGCTGCACGCCAGCCTCTCCGGCCTGGCTCAGCGCCAGCGCGTCACCGCCGACAACATCGCGAACGTCAACACGCCCGGCTTCCTGGCCGGCCGTGTGGACTTCGAGACATCGCTGCGCGGCGCCCTGAGCGGCGGTGACACCCCGGAGATCAACGGCGGCACGACCCTGCGTTCGCTGGAGCCGACCAACACCAACGGCAACAACGTGAACCTCGACGCGGAGACGCTGATCGCCACGGAGACCGGGCTGCGCTACCAGTTGGCGCTCAACGCCCTGGACGGCAAGTACAACTCGCTGCGCACGGCCCTCAGGACGTCCTGA
- the flgC gene encoding flagellar basal body rod protein FlgC — translation MAIFDTFGISGSGLMVHRKWLDAVSDNISNINTVTRTNENAFQERFIVAQSVDYGSGNGGVRVARAEFGDAEGRMVYQPDHPLADADGYVKYPDIDLSDQMTQLMMAQRGYQANLAVVERATSAYQAALQLGKG, via the coding sequence ATGGCCATCTTCGACACGTTCGGGATCTCCGGGTCCGGCCTCATGGTCCACCGCAAGTGGCTCGACGCCGTCTCGGACAACATCTCCAACATCAACACGGTGACCCGCACCAACGAGAACGCGTTCCAGGAGCGCTTCATCGTGGCGCAGTCGGTCGACTACGGGTCCGGCAACGGTGGCGTGCGGGTGGCGCGGGCCGAGTTCGGAGACGCCGAAGGCCGCATGGTCTACCAGCCCGACCACCCGCTGGCCGACGCCGACGGTTACGTCAAGTACCCGGACATCGACCTGTCCGACCAGATGACCCAGCTGATGATGGCTCAGCGTGGTTACCAGGCGAACCTCGCCGTGGTGGAGCGGGCGACCAGTGCCTACCAGGCTGCTCTGCAGCTCGGGAAGGGCTGA
- the fliE gene encoding flagellar hook-basal body complex protein FliE codes for MTSPIGGMLPVGVGAVSGVAGATDGVPQAQGADGFAAVLAASFDKLQGTQAAADELAAQAATGDLRDVHDYMIARNEASLATEMVVTFKNKAVEAFNEIMRMPV; via the coding sequence ATGACCTCCCCGATCGGCGGGATGCTGCCCGTCGGCGTCGGCGCCGTCAGCGGTGTCGCCGGCGCCACCGACGGAGTTCCGCAGGCCCAGGGGGCCGACGGCTTCGCGGCGGTGCTCGCCGCCTCGTTCGACAAATTGCAGGGCACCCAGGCTGCCGCCGACGAGCTCGCCGCCCAGGCGGCCACGGGCGACCTGCGCGACGTCCACGACTACATGATCGCGAGGAACGAGGCATCCCTCGCCACCGAGATGGTCGTGACCTTCAAGAACAAGGCCGTTGAGGCCTTCAACGAGATCATGAGGATGCCTGTCTGA